Proteins encoded in a region of the Lathamus discolor isolate bLatDis1 chromosome Z, bLatDis1.hap1, whole genome shotgun sequence genome:
- the XPA gene encoding DNA repair protein complementing XP-A cells has product MTKPFTCISSIRTTTGCICSLSGLSHHAQPLKVAAGMSGCPSPQRGVLQKALEAAHAAQRGNRRVMAPLPLPTPPRYPHRSPKPGPPPRRCPLPGPFPRTPRPLPGHPPQPLVASRHAGPRPARPRAPLPPPSFAHPPPPPPPAADPGTPRAAERRGPPWRCGEARRRLRACVGASPLSPPPPPRAVRRRSAARLVRGEGRVAAVGARGASAALRASAAAAMAGAAPAPAPAPAPAPVPVPAAEKVETSAASVEKPSLSTAALARMERNRQRALALRQARLAARPYPAAGGQRVRAPAKVVDTGGGFFLEEEEEEEQEEGAGGGAGKIVHPPAPVLEIDYLICGDCGKEFMDSYLMQHFDWATCDNCRDTEDKHKLITRTEAKEEYLLKDCDLDKREPVLRFIVKKNPHNSRWGDMKLYLKPQVIKRSLEVWGSEESLQEAKELRRGNREKMKQKKFDKKVKELRRAVRSSLWKKKTSIHEHEYGPEENIDESTYKKTCAVCGHELTYEKM; this is encoded by the exons ATGACAAAGCCATTTACGTGTATCTCATCAATAAGGACGACTACAGGCTGCATTTGTTCTCTCTCCGGGCTCTCGCATCACGCGCAACCATTAAAGGTAGCGGCGGGAATGTCG gGTTGCCCAAGCCCGCAGCGGGGGGTGCTGCAGAAAGCGCTCGAAGCGGCACACGCGGCCCAGCGCGGAAATCGCAGGGTCATGgctcccctccccctccccaccccaccccgaTACCCGCACCGGAGCCCAAAACCGGGTCCGCCGCCGCGGCGGTGCCCGCTCCCCGGGCCTTTCCCTCGCACGCCCCGTCCGCTTCCCGGacaccccccccagcccctcgtGGCCTCACGCCACGCAGGCCCCCGCCCCGCCAGGCCCCGCGCACCCCTGCCCCCCCCCTCCTttgcacacccccccccaccccccccacccgcCGCGGATCCCGGCACGCCCCGCGCGGCGGAGAGGCGGGGCCCGCCGTGGCGGTGCGGGGAGGCGAGGCGGCGGCTGCGCGCATGCGTGGGGGCCTCGCCCCTCTCGCCCCCTCCCCCGCCTCGCGCTGTGCGCCGGCGCAGTGCGGCGCGACTCGTGCGAGGGGAAGGGCGAGTCGCGGCTGTCGGAGCAAGGGGGGCATCCGCGGCGCTCCGCGCCTCCGCTGCCGCCGCCATGGCGGGCGCGGCACCGGCGCCCGCACCGGCACCAGCACCCGCACCCGTCCCCGTCCCGGCGGCTGAGAAAGTGGAGACCTCGGCGGCATCGGTCGAGAAACCGTCACTTTCGACGGCAGCGCTGGCGAGGATGGAACGGAACCGGCAACGAGCGCTGGCACTGCGGCAGGCGCGGCTGGCGGCTCGGCCCTATCCTGCCGCAG GCGGGCAGCGGGTGAGGGCCCCCGCCAAGGTCGTGGATACGGGAGGGGGCTTCttcctggaggaggaggaggaggaggagcaggaggaaggggccggcggcggcgccgggaaAATCGTGCATCCCCCCG CACCTGTGCTAGAAATTGACTATCTCATCTGTGGAGACTGTGGCAAAGAATTCATGGATTCGTACCTTATGCAGCACTTTGATTGGGCAACATGTGATAATTGCAG AGACACTGAAGATAAGCATAAGCTTATAACAAGgacagaagcaaaagaagagtATCTTCTTAAAGACTGTGATTTGGATAAGAGGGAGCCAGTGCTCAGATTCATTGTGAAGAAAAACCCTCATAATTCACGATGGGGTGACatgaaactttatttaaaaccaCAG GTAATCAAGCGTTCCCTTGAAGTCTGGGGTAGTGAAGAATCATTGCAAGAGGCAAAGGAACTGCGCCGTGGAAACAGAGAGAAGATGAAACAGAAGAAGTTTGATAAGAAAGTTAAAG AACTGCGCCGTGCCGTGAGGAGTAgtctgtggaagaaaaaaaccagtaTCCACGAACATGAGTATGGACCAGAAGAAAACATTGACGAATCTACCTATAAAAAGACATGTGCTGTATGCGGCCATGAATTAACTTACGAAAAGATGTAG